Genomic window (Dehalococcoidia bacterium):
CCTCGGGCTGGGAGGATTCATCTTCACGCCGTTGCTGGTCTTCCTCATCGAGGAATGGGGGTGGCGCCAGGCCTTCGCCTGCTCGGGCGTGATCCTACTGGCCTACTTCTTGCCTGTGGCCCTGTTCCTGGTCCGCGACAGCCCGGCCCACCTGGGACAGGAGGAGCCGCCGCCGTCGCGGCGGGCCGTGTCCTCGCCGGTGGCGGTCAGCGCCGTCAGCTACCGACTGTCGGAGGCAGTGCGGACACCGGTCTTCTGGTCCATAGCCTTCGGGCAGGGCCTGCTCTATATGGCCCAGCTTTCCTTCCTGATCCACGCTGTCCCCTTCCTGCGGTCGGAGGGTATATCACCGGGAGGGGCGGCGGCACTGGTCTCGGCTATCACTGCCCTCTACACGACGCTACGCATCGCTCTGGGCGGGCTAACGGACCGCATTCCGCCGCGGCTGCTGGGAACGGGCATTGCCGTTCTACAGGCCTCGGCCCTGGGCCTGCTGCTCTGGCGCACGGCCCCGCCGACGCTGGCCGTGTTCGTGCCGGCGTGGGCGGTGGGACAGGCCAGCGGGGCGGTCATCGAGCCGTTGCTCATCGGTCGCTACTTCGGCACGGCCCACTTCGGCTCGGTGCTGGGGGCATCGGGCGTCGTCTCCAGCATGGGCTTTGCCCTGGGGCCGTTCCTGGCCAGCGTCCTCTACGACAGCCTGGGCGATTACGACGCGGCGCTGGCCCTGTTCATGGTCAGCTTCGGCCTTTCGGCCCTCTGCTTCCTGGCGGTGGGCCATCTCGGCAGGCGTCTGCAGTCGAGCGATGCAGCGGGGGCTCCGCGAGAGGCCTAAAAAAGAAATTGGTGGAGACGGAGGGGAGTCGAACCCCTCGTCCAGGGGAAGACCAACCCGGACCGGCTACAGGCTTAGCCAGCGCTTGGGTCTCGCCCGCCGTACCGCCGCTGGCAGCGTGCCGACGGGCCAGCCGATCGGTCTTAGGCCTCCCCTATCGGCGTCGGGGAGACAGCACCCCTGCTCTCTGGCGCCGTTCCCGGCCCGCAGGGGAGAGGCCGGGGCGACGCGCCGCCTAGCGCTTAGGCGGCGAGAGCGAGTTCGCGCTCGCCAGTTACTTTTTGCCACCTGTTTAACGAGGGCTGTGGCGACCTCGGCCTGCTGTCCGGGCCCGACCTTCCCTGTCGAAACCCGCTCGTCCCCACGCAGCAATTCTATTGTAGCTCGCATCTGGACGCGCTGCCAAGCCGGCGGCGTCGGGCTTCCCGGCGGTCGCTAGGCGCGGCGGAGCAGGGCCTGGCGCATGCGCCGCTCCGCCTCCTTGCGGGCCAGCTCCTCGCGCTTGTCGTACTTGCGCTTGCCCTTGGCCAGAGCGATCTCCAGCTTGGCCAATCCCCGACTGTTGATATAGAGCCGAAGGGGGACGATGGTCATCCCCTCGCCCTTGCGCAGGGCCTCCACCAGCTGGCGGATCTCGCGTCGGGTCAACAGCAGTCGCCGTTTGCGGGTGGGGTCATGGTTCCAGCGGCCGGCCGGCGGGTAGTGGGCGATGTGGGCACCGACCAGCCACATCTCGCCGTTCTCCGGTCGCACGTAGGCGTCGCGCAGGTTCACGCGGCCCAGGCGGATGGACTTGATCTCGGTGCCGGTGAGCTGAATGCCCGCCTCGTAGGTCTTGACGATGTGATAGTCGTGATAGGCCTTGCGGTTGACGGTGATGGTCTTATCGCCCGCCGGCGGGGCCTTGTCTTTACTCGACATAACATCAGCGCCCGGCCTGGGCGATGACCTGGCGGAGCTGGTTCACGGCCGTCTCCAGGGCCAGGTCGCGGTTGCCCTGCCCCTGGTCAGTGGGGACCTGGATGTCGGGGCTGACGCCCACCCCCTCGATGAGGTCGCCCCTGGGGGTGAGCCAGCGGGCTACCGTCACGTAGAGGGCGCCGCCGTCCGACAGGTCGTGGAGCTGGTTCACCGTTGCCTTGCCGAAGGTCTTCTCGCCGACGAGGATGGCGCGGTTGTTGTCGCGGAGAGCCGCTGCCAGCACCTCAGCGCCGCTGGCCGACCCCGGCCCTACCAGTACCACCAGGGGAATGCCGGTGCCCTCGCCGCCCGGACGGGCCTCGAAGCTGCGCTCCTTGCCTCCACGCTCCACCTCGGTCAGGATGGTGCCGCCGTCCAGGAACATGTCGGCGATGTTGATGGTGGCGTTGAGGGAGCCGCCCGGGTTGATGCGCAGGTCCAGCACCAGCCCCCGTGTCCCCTTGCTCTTCAGGTCTCGCAGGGCCTGGGCCAGGTCGGGCACCGTCTGCTCCGTTATCTGCTCGATCTGGACCAGGGCGATGTCCGGCAGCTGACGGCCGGTGCTGTCCGTCACCGGCCGCACCGTCACCGTCGGCACCACGATGCGGTCACGAACGACGGTTATCCGCTCGACCTTGCCGTCCCGGTGCTGGACCGTGAGGGTGACGGAGGTGCCCCTGGGGCCGCGGATGCGTCGCACCGCCTGGGATACGCTCCAGCCGGCGGTGGACTCGCCGTCCACTTCCAGGAGGCGGTCGCCTGGGCGTATGCCTGCCTTCTCGGCTGGCGAGCCGCTGAAGGGGGCAACGATGACGATGTCGCCGCTGAGGGGGTCCTGTTCCACCCTGGCGCCGATTCCCTCGAAGGTCCCGGTGATGATGTCGATGCCCGATTCCTTGCTCTCGGGGTCGATGTAGAGAGTGTGGGGGTCGCCCAGGGCCTTGAGCATGCCGTCGATGGCGCTGGTGCGCAGGAGGTCGGGCGTCACCTTGTCGGGGTCGACATAACGTTCCTTCAGGATCTGGTATATCTCCTGCAGGACACGGAAGTCGGGGGCCTCCGTGGGGGCTGCTGTTTGGGGCTGGGCCTGCCCGCCTCTGCTTTCGCCCAGGGCATAGCCCACCACCCCGCCCATGACGGGCAGGGCCGCCACCAGCAGGGCCAGGAGAAGGACTCGCCACCGCGGACGCATTGCCGCCCCCCGCTCGCCCGACTTCTCGAGACCAGTCTATCATTGGCCAGCTATGGGGACAACGGAGACGCGGCCAGCGCGCTCCTGGCTGGCCGGGAGGCTGCTGGTGGTATAGTCTTCTTGAGGCAGAGGGCGGCACAATGCTACATAACGGACATAGTGCGAACCAAAGCCCTTATCGCATCGTCGTCTCCCGTGGCGCCCTCGGCTTCGCCGCGGCCCACTTCGCCACCTTTGCCGGCCAGGCGGAGCCGCTGCACGGCCACAACTACGCCGTCAGCGTGGAAGTGGAAGGAGATCTGACAGCCGATGCCTGGGTGCTGGACTTCGGGGAGCTGAAGGCCGTGGCGGCAGCCCTGTGTCGGCGGCTGGACCACCGCTTCATCCTGCCCACGCGCAACCCCCGCCTGCAGGTGAGAGAGACGCACGACGGCTACGAGGTCCGTTTCGGGCAGCGTCTGTATCTGTTCCCCGGGGAGGATGTGGTGGCGTTGCCGGTGGAGAACTCCACTGCCGAATGCCTGGCGCGCTACCTGGCGGAAGAGATGGCGCGGGAGCTGCAGGCTCGGGGCCACGTCCACCTGCGCATGCTGCGGGTGGAGGTCGAGGAAGGGCCGGGCCAGTCGGCGTCGTATACCATGTGCCTGCAAGAGGGATGAGGGGCCCAGAGTTATGTCGAGCGGGAGGGCGTCATGTCCGACTTGCTGTTCCGCCCC
Coding sequences:
- a CDS encoding MFS transporter, whose amino-acid sequence is MKVKALALPLRAPSYYGWWMALVATGALAVGSGVSFWAYGLYFEPLEREMGWTRTELSGAVGLTWALTALSGPLAGWWVDRLGVRSAFLAGTVPTAVTYFLLAGIRSLWQFYALLLAAAVTRAWLGNVVVQALVSRWFRWRRGQAMSLASSGLGLGGFIFTPLLVFLIEEWGWRQAFACSGVILLAYFLPVALFLVRDSPAHLGQEEPPPSRRAVSSPVAVSAVSYRLSEAVRTPVFWSIAFGQGLLYMAQLSFLIHAVPFLRSEGISPGGAAALVSAITALYTTLRIALGGLTDRIPPRLLGTGIAVLQASALGLLLWRTAPPTLAVFVPAWAVGQASGAVIEPLLIGRYFGTAHFGSVLGASGVVSSMGFALGPFLASVLYDSLGDYDAALALFMVSFGLSALCFLAVGHLGRRLQSSDAAGAPREA
- the smpB gene encoding SsrA-binding protein SmpB is translated as MSSKDKAPPAGDKTITVNRKAYHDYHIVKTYEAGIQLTGTEIKSIRLGRVNLRDAYVRPENGEMWLVGAHIAHYPPAGRWNHDPTRKRRLLLTRREIRQLVEALRKGEGMTIVPLRLYINSRGLAKLEIALAKGKRKYDKREELARKEAERRMRQALLRRA
- a CDS encoding S41 family peptidase; translation: MRPRWRVLLLALLVAALPVMGGVVGYALGESRGGQAQPQTAAPTEAPDFRVLQEIYQILKERYVDPDKVTPDLLRTSAIDGMLKALGDPHTLYIDPESKESGIDIITGTFEGIGARVEQDPLSGDIVIVAPFSGSPAEKAGIRPGDRLLEVDGESTAGWSVSQAVRRIRGPRGTSVTLTVQHRDGKVERITVVRDRIVVPTVTVRPVTDSTGRQLPDIALVQIEQITEQTVPDLAQALRDLKSKGTRGLVLDLRINPGGSLNATINIADMFLDGGTILTEVERGGKERSFEARPGGEGTGIPLVVLVGPGSASGAEVLAAALRDNNRAILVGEKTFGKATVNQLHDLSDGGALYVTVARWLTPRGDLIEGVGVSPDIQVPTDQGQGNRDLALETAVNQLRQVIAQAGR
- a CDS encoding 6-carboxytetrahydropterin synthase — protein: MLHNGHSANQSPYRIVVSRGALGFAAAHFATFAGQAEPLHGHNYAVSVEVEGDLTADAWVLDFGELKAVAAALCRRLDHRFILPTRNPRLQVRETHDGYEVRFGQRLYLFPGEDVVALPVENSTAECLARYLAEEMARELQARGHVHLRMLRVEVEEGPGQSASYTMCLQEG